A stretch of Vibrio aphrogenes DNA encodes these proteins:
- the rseB gene encoding sigma-E factor regulatory protein RseB — protein MKKILISTWLLLSLFSHLASAEDAKPSAEALLLKMSEASKTMNYELSYILVRKNSIEPLLYRHAVENQQNLAHLVYLSGPVREVIRRGDEISYIEPGIDPFSIRTGHMVAPLIPLIDSDITALSQIYDFVKIGRSREAGTACQVVRVVPKDGQRYSYVVWIDERTHLPLRADLVERNGEILEQYRTISYAVSDHIATILNGLNTVKLPDVLTLPKPEQAEASWKVNWVPNGFEANSLNRYRMSVTGNIVESQLYSDGLFNFSVYVSKIQTADSHPQVYRQGRRTLQTFIKDSREISVIGDIPPSTAKRIADSITFSSPSSSQGEVTP, from the coding sequence ATGAAAAAAATTCTGATTAGTACTTGGTTGCTACTCAGCTTATTTAGTCACCTTGCCTCAGCGGAAGATGCTAAACCATCTGCTGAGGCTTTGTTGCTTAAAATGAGTGAGGCGAGTAAGACAATGAACTATGAGTTGTCTTACATTTTAGTACGTAAAAATAGTATTGAGCCTTTGTTGTATCGCCATGCGGTCGAAAACCAACAAAACTTAGCGCATTTGGTTTACTTAAGTGGACCGGTACGTGAAGTGATTCGTCGTGGCGATGAGATCAGCTATATTGAGCCGGGAATTGATCCGTTTTCGATTCGTACCGGGCATATGGTGGCACCGCTAATCCCACTGATTGATAGCGATATTACAGCCTTAAGTCAGATCTATGACTTTGTGAAAATTGGCCGTTCACGAGAAGCTGGCACCGCTTGCCAAGTTGTTCGAGTGGTTCCTAAAGACGGTCAACGTTACTCCTATGTTGTGTGGATTGATGAGCGAACACATTTGCCGCTAAGAGCTGATCTTGTTGAACGTAATGGCGAGATTTTAGAGCAATATAGAACCATTTCGTACGCCGTCAGTGATCATATCGCAACAATTTTAAATGGCTTAAATACGGTTAAATTACCCGATGTATTAACTCTACCAAAGCCTGAACAAGCAGAAGCGAGTTGGAAAGTGAATTGGGTTCCAAATGGTTTTGAAGCCAATAGTTTAAATCGTTATCGCATGTCGGTAACGGGTAATATTGTCGAAAGCCAATTGTATAGCGATGGTTTGTTTAATTTTTCCGTTTATGTTTCAAAAATTCAAACTGCGGATAGCCATCCTCAAGTGTATCGACAAGGTCGTCGCACGTTACAAACCTTTATTAAAGATAGCCGTGAAATTTCGGTCATTGGTGATATACCACCATCAACGGCAAAACGTATTGCTGACTCAATTACTTTCAGCTCACCATCTAGCAGTCAAGGTGAGGTCACGCCATGA
- the lepA gene encoding translation elongation factor 4 translates to MKHIRNFSIIAHIDHGKSTLSDRLIQVCGGLTEREMAAQVLDSMDLERERGITIKAQSVTLDYKANDGETYQLNFIDTPGHVDFSYEVSRSLAACEGALLVVDAGQGVEAQTLANCYTAIEMDLEVVPILNKIDLPAADPERVAEEIEDIVGIDAMEAVRCSAKTGLGVDLVLEEIVKSIPAPEGDPEAPLQALIIDSWFDNYLGVVSLVRIKNGRLKKNDKIQVMSTGQTWGVDRIGIFTPKQIDTDGLDTGEVGWVVCGIKDILGAPVGDTLTHAKGGCEKRLPGFQKVKPQVYAGLFPVSSDDYENFRDALGKLSLNDASLFYEPESSAALGFGFRCGFLGMLHMEIIQERLEREYDLDLITTAPTVVYEVEKTNGDIMYVDSPAKLPAINDIEEIREPIARCNILVPSDYLGSVITLCVEKRGTQVDMVYHGNQVALTYDLPMAEVVLDFFDRLKSTSRGYASLDYNFHRYESSNMVRVDVLLNGDTVDALAIITHKDNSQTRGRQLVEKMKEFIPRQMFDIAIQAAIGNHIIARSTVKQLRKNVIAKCYGGDVSRKKKLLKKQKEGKKRMKQIGNVELPQEAFLAILHVGKD, encoded by the coding sequence ATGAAGCACATTCGTAACTTTTCGATTATCGCCCATATCGACCACGGTAAGTCGACTCTTTCTGATCGCTTAATTCAAGTATGTGGAGGGTTAACTGAGCGCGAAATGGCGGCTCAAGTACTTGATTCAATGGATCTTGAACGTGAGCGTGGTATTACCATTAAAGCCCAAAGTGTGACCTTAGACTATAAGGCTAATGATGGCGAAACATACCAACTAAACTTTATCGATACTCCTGGACACGTAGACTTTTCATATGAAGTTTCACGCTCTCTAGCGGCTTGTGAAGGTGCTTTATTAGTGGTTGATGCTGGTCAAGGGGTGGAAGCTCAAACCTTGGCTAACTGTTACACCGCGATCGAAATGGATCTGGAAGTCGTTCCTATTCTAAACAAAATTGATTTGCCAGCGGCTGATCCTGAGCGTGTGGCAGAAGAAATTGAAGATATCGTGGGTATCGATGCCATGGAAGCGGTTCGCTGTTCTGCGAAAACGGGTCTTGGCGTTGATTTAGTATTGGAAGAGATTGTGAAGTCTATTCCAGCTCCAGAAGGCGATCCTGAAGCACCATTACAAGCATTGATCATCGATTCTTGGTTCGATAACTATTTAGGCGTAGTCTCTTTAGTTCGAATTAAAAACGGTCGATTAAAGAAAAATGATAAAATCCAAGTGATGAGCACTGGCCAAACTTGGGGCGTGGATCGTATTGGTATCTTCACACCGAAACAAATTGATACTGATGGATTAGACACTGGCGAAGTTGGCTGGGTTGTGTGTGGAATTAAAGATATCCTCGGCGCACCTGTTGGTGATACCTTAACTCATGCCAAAGGTGGTTGTGAGAAGCGTCTACCAGGCTTCCAGAAAGTAAAACCTCAGGTTTACGCTGGTTTATTCCCAGTATCATCGGATGATTATGAAAACTTCCGTGATGCACTTGGCAAGCTGAGTTTAAATGATGCGTCATTATTCTATGAACCAGAAAGCTCAGCTGCACTAGGCTTTGGTTTCCGTTGTGGCTTCCTAGGAATGCTGCACATGGAAATTATTCAAGAGCGTTTAGAGCGTGAATACGATCTTGATCTTATTACCACTGCGCCAACCGTAGTGTATGAAGTTGAAAAGACCAATGGCGATATCATGTATGTGGATAGCCCAGCGAAGCTACCTGCGATTAATGATATTGAAGAGATTCGTGAACCTATTGCTCGCTGTAATATCTTAGTGCCATCGGACTACTTAGGTAGCGTAATTACACTGTGTGTTGAAAAACGTGGTACCCAAGTGGACATGGTTTACCATGGTAATCAAGTCGCGTTAACCTACGATTTACCAATGGCTGAAGTAGTTTTGGATTTCTTTGACCGCTTAAAATCCACATCACGTGGCTATGCGTCTTTAGATTACAATTTCCATCGCTATGAAAGTTCAAACATGGTGCGTGTTGATGTCTTGCTCAATGGTGATACCGTTGATGCGTTAGCCATCATTACTCATAAAGATAACTCGCAAACACGTGGTCGTCAGTTAGTGGAAAAAATGAAAGAATTTATTCCACGCCAAATGTTTGATATTGCGATCCAGGCTGCGATTGGTAACCACATTATTGCTCGTTCTACTGTAAAACAATTACGTAAAAACGTGATTGCAAAATGTTACGGTGGTGATGTGAGCCGTAAGAAAAAACTGTTGAAGAAACAGAAAGAAGGTAAGAAACGCATGAAACAAATTGGTAATGTTGAATTGCCTCAAGAAGCGTTCCTGGCCATCTTACACGTAGGTAAAGATTAA
- the rpoE gene encoding RNA polymerase sigma factor RpoE: MSEQLTDQVLIERVQNGDKQAFNLLVIKYQNKVCSLISRYIKNSGDVPDVAQEAFIKAYRALPNFRGESAFYTWLYRIAVNTAKNHIVAQSRRPPASDVDADEAEYYESGSALKEISNPENLTLSEELKQVVFHAIEALPEDLKTAMTLRELDGLSYEEIAEVMDCPVGTVRSRIFRARDAVEKKIRPLIQR; encoded by the coding sequence ATGAGCGAGCAGTTAACTGATCAAGTTTTAATTGAGCGAGTGCAAAACGGAGATAAACAAGCTTTCAACCTTTTGGTCATTAAGTATCAAAATAAAGTCTGCAGTTTGATTTCTCGCTATATTAAGAATTCTGGCGATGTGCCTGATGTGGCTCAAGAAGCCTTTATCAAAGCTTATCGAGCGTTACCTAACTTTCGAGGGGAAAGTGCGTTCTATACTTGGCTTTATCGTATTGCAGTCAATACCGCGAAGAATCATATCGTCGCTCAATCACGTCGCCCTCCGGCCAGTGATGTCGATGCGGATGAAGCGGAATATTATGAATCGGGTAGTGCATTAAAAGAAATATCGAACCCTGAGAACTTAACGTTGTCAGAAGAATTAAAGCAGGTAGTTTTTCATGCAATTGAAGCACTGCCTGAAGATTTAAAAACGGCAATGACTTTACGTGAACTCGATGGCTTGAGTTATGAAGAAATTGCAGAAGTCATGGACTGCCCTGTAGGGACAGTTCGCTCTCGGATTTTCCGAGCTCGCGATGCAGTGGAAAAGAAAATTCGTCCACTGATTCAGCGATAA
- the nadB gene encoding L-aspartate oxidase yields the protein MNTNSEHQCDVLVIGSGAAGLSLALRVAPHGKVIVLSKGPRNEGSTYYAQGGIAAVFDEEDSVESHIEDTLIAGAGICEKEAVTFITENAKECVQWLIDGGVPFDLDENDKSAHPRHHLTREGGHSHRRILHAADATGMAMQTSLQDNVNNHPNIHFLERYNALDLITEDRIGGDAKKVVGAYIWNRNLEHVESVRAKFVVLATGGASKVYQYTSNPDVSSGDGIAMAWRAGCRVANLEFNQFHPTCLFHPEARNFLLTEALRGEGAYLKRPDGTRFMPDFDERAELAPRDIVARAIDYEMKRLGADCMYLDISHKPAEFIEKHFPTINMRLLDLGIDMTTEPIPIVPAAHYTCGGVMVNHQGQTDLNNLYAVGEVTYTGLHGANRLASNSLLECVVYAWSAAQDIVSKIEHVSLPSTLPYWDESQVTNSDEEVVLQHNWHELRLFMWDYMGIVRTNKRLERALRRIQLLQQETHEYYSHFRVSNNLLELRNLLQVAELMVRCAMERKESRGLHYTLDYPKPLENSGPTILEPEKFRTSHPLF from the coding sequence ATGAACACAAATAGTGAACATCAATGCGATGTATTGGTCATTGGTAGTGGAGCGGCAGGATTGTCTTTAGCATTACGCGTCGCCCCTCATGGTAAGGTCATAGTATTAAGCAAAGGTCCTCGTAATGAAGGCTCAACCTATTATGCTCAAGGTGGGATAGCCGCAGTTTTTGATGAAGAAGATAGCGTTGAATCTCATATCGAAGACACCTTAATTGCTGGTGCGGGAATTTGTGAAAAAGAAGCCGTTACCTTTATTACAGAAAATGCCAAGGAATGCGTACAGTGGCTAATTGACGGTGGGGTACCCTTTGATTTAGATGAAAATGATAAAAGTGCCCACCCGCGTCATCATTTAACTCGAGAAGGTGGTCATAGCCATCGCCGAATCTTACACGCTGCCGATGCGACAGGCATGGCTATGCAAACCAGCCTTCAAGATAACGTCAATAACCACCCTAATATTCATTTTCTAGAGCGTTATAACGCCTTAGATTTAATTACAGAAGACCGTATTGGTGGCGATGCCAAAAAAGTGGTTGGCGCCTATATTTGGAATCGTAATTTAGAGCATGTTGAATCCGTCCGAGCTAAATTTGTGGTATTAGCCACTGGCGGAGCCTCTAAAGTGTATCAATACACCTCCAATCCAGATGTTTCTTCTGGCGACGGAATAGCGATGGCTTGGCGCGCAGGCTGCCGTGTGGCTAACCTAGAGTTTAATCAATTTCACCCCACGTGTTTATTTCACCCTGAAGCTCGAAACTTTTTATTAACGGAAGCCTTACGCGGTGAAGGGGCTTATTTGAAACGCCCTGATGGCACTCGTTTTATGCCGGACTTTGATGAGCGGGCCGAATTAGCACCTCGCGATATTGTCGCCCGAGCCATCGATTATGAAATGAAGCGCCTTGGGGCCGACTGCATGTATCTTGATATCAGCCATAAACCGGCTGAGTTCATAGAAAAACATTTCCCTACCATCAATATGCGGTTACTCGATCTTGGTATCGACATGACCACAGAACCGATCCCGATCGTACCAGCCGCCCATTACACCTGTGGTGGCGTCATGGTCAATCATCAAGGTCAAACAGACCTCAATAACCTCTATGCGGTAGGCGAAGTCACTTATACTGGTTTGCATGGTGCCAATCGCTTAGCCTCTAACTCATTACTTGAATGTGTGGTGTACGCTTGGTCAGCCGCGCAAGATATTGTGTCTAAAATTGAACATGTTTCGTTACCTTCCACTCTGCCTTATTGGGATGAGAGCCAAGTCACCAATTCAGATGAAGAAGTGGTCTTGCAACATAATTGGCATGAATTACGCCTGTTTATGTGGGATTACATGGGGATCGTTCGTACGAATAAACGCTTAGAGCGAGCATTACGACGCATCCAGTTACTGCAACAAGAAACGCATGAATACTACAGCCACTTTCGCGTCTCAAATAACTTATTAGAATTAAGAAACTTGTTACAAGTGGCTGAATTGATGGTGCGTTGCGCTATGGAGCGAAAAGAAAGCCGTGGATTACATTACACTTTAGATTACCCCAAGCCACTAGAAAACAGTGGCCCTACTATTTTAGAACCGGAAAAATTCCGAACCAGTCATCCTTTATTTTAA
- the lepB gene encoding signal peptidase I, with product MANTFSLLLVIVTFVTGVVWVLEKFVWSKRRKQALSKAERSTENGLTKDLAAKVYPQPWWVENSVSIFPVIAFVLVLRSFIYEPFQIPSGSMMPTLLVGDFILVEKFSYGIKDPVFQSKLIETGEPKRGDIAVFKYPPQPSIDYIKRVVGLPGDTIRYTEDKQICIQPAGSSTCTPVAQYNDKESPFFQDGIALSEATEQLGPVAHQILINPYRRDNVQAYKPRAFRNEWVVPEGEYFMMGDNRDNSADSRYWGFVPEANFVGKATAIWISFEFDRDADSVLPSWIPTGIRFNRIGGLT from the coding sequence ATGGCGAATACATTTTCATTACTATTAGTAATAGTTACCTTTGTGACTGGTGTGGTGTGGGTATTAGAAAAGTTTGTGTGGTCTAAAAGACGTAAACAAGCTTTGTCGAAAGCAGAGCGAAGCACCGAAAACGGTTTAACGAAAGACTTAGCGGCGAAGGTGTATCCTCAACCATGGTGGGTTGAAAATAGCGTCTCTATTTTTCCTGTGATTGCGTTTGTTTTAGTTCTGCGCAGTTTTATCTATGAACCCTTTCAGATTCCATCTGGCTCGATGATGCCAACCTTATTGGTCGGTGATTTCATCTTGGTTGAAAAATTTTCTTACGGCATAAAAGATCCCGTGTTCCAATCTAAGTTAATTGAAACGGGTGAGCCAAAACGTGGTGATATTGCGGTTTTCAAATACCCACCACAACCTAGTATTGATTATATTAAGCGTGTAGTTGGCCTACCGGGCGATACTATCCGCTATACTGAAGATAAACAAATCTGCATACAACCTGCTGGTAGCTCAACCTGTACACCTGTTGCTCAATATAATGATAAAGAAAGCCCATTCTTTCAAGATGGCATTGCTTTATCTGAAGCAACGGAGCAATTGGGTCCGGTAGCGCATCAGATTTTAATTAATCCTTATCGTCGCGATAATGTTCAAGCTTATAAGCCGAGAGCTTTCCGCAATGAATGGGTGGTACCAGAAGGTGAGTACTTTATGATGGGTGATAACCGTGATAATAGTGCTGATAGTCGTTACTGGGGGTTTGTGCCAGAAGCAAACTTCGTTGGTAAAGCGACCGCCATTTGGATCAGTTTTGAATTTGACCGTGATGCCGATAGTGTATTGCCGTCTTGGATCCCTACCGGCATACGATTTAATCGTATTGGCGGATTGACATAA
- the acpS gene encoding holo-ACP synthase produces MSIVGLGTDIADIERIEKSLQRSGQAFAERILTPAELALFHGLKQQGRYLAKRFSAKEAASKALGTGIACGVSFQDFTIENDELGKPILTLSGQAQQLALSKGVRHIHLSISDEKRYAIATVILES; encoded by the coding sequence ATGTCTATTGTTGGTTTAGGAACCGATATCGCGGATATTGAACGTATTGAAAAAAGTTTGCAGCGTTCAGGGCAAGCTTTTGCTGAACGTATTTTAACCCCCGCTGAATTGGCTCTTTTTCATGGTTTAAAGCAACAAGGGCGTTATTTAGCAAAGCGATTTTCTGCCAAGGAAGCGGCATCGAAAGCACTTGGAACTGGCATTGCCTGCGGGGTAAGTTTTCAAGACTTTACGATTGAAAATGATGAGTTAGGCAAACCTATTCTTACCTTATCAGGTCAGGCGCAGCAGCTTGCTTTATCTAAAGGGGTTCGTCATATCCATTTATCGATATCGGATGAAAAACGTTACGCTATCGCCACCGTCATACTGGAATCTTAA
- a CDS encoding SoxR reducing system RseC family protein yields the protein MMTALATVISVDSHQGVNNVQLSCEQQTSCKSCQSQKSCGTGIVSKAIGNKAHLWRLTTRQPIQAGQVVEIGLPEKSLVLSALVVYLLPLLAMIVGSLIAQLLLRPWLNLGEGIVIAMFFLFGALGIYFAKPATQWLENKVDSEVSLIRVLGEPII from the coding sequence ATGATGACCGCATTAGCGACTGTTATTTCGGTCGACTCTCATCAAGGGGTGAATAATGTTCAGCTCAGTTGCGAACAACAAACCAGTTGCAAAAGTTGTCAATCGCAAAAGAGTTGCGGTACAGGTATCGTCTCGAAAGCTATAGGTAATAAAGCACACCTTTGGCGTTTAACTACTCGTCAACCCATTCAAGCTGGGCAAGTAGTTGAAATTGGCTTGCCAGAGAAAAGCTTAGTGTTGTCGGCATTAGTCGTTTATCTCTTGCCTTTGTTGGCGATGATAGTGGGAAGTTTAATCGCACAATTACTATTGCGCCCATGGTTGAACTTAGGTGAAGGCATTGTCATTGCGATGTTTTTTCTCTTTGGTGCGCTTGGGATTTATTTTGCTAAACCTGCGACTCAGTGGTTAGAAAATAAAGTCGATAGTGAAGTCTCACTGATCCGGGTGCTAGGCGAACCGATTATTTGA
- the pdxJ gene encoding pyridoxine 5'-phosphate synthase — protein sequence MSEIYLGVNIDHIATVRNARGTKYPDPVHAAEIAERAGADGITVHLREDRRHIKDRDVRILSETIQTRMNLEMAVTDEMVEIALKTQPEYVCLVPEKREELTTEGGLDVAGQLEKVKAATEKLTQAGIKVSLFIDASREQIDAAKACAAPFIELHTGHYADAESEAEQKAELKRIAAGATYAHSLGIKVNAGHGLTYQNVAPIAALPEIYELNIGHSIIGRALFDGLDKAVADMKAIMQQARRG from the coding sequence ATGAGTGAGATTTACTTAGGCGTCAATATTGATCATATCGCAACGGTGAGAAATGCCCGTGGTACTAAGTATCCTGATCCTGTTCATGCCGCAGAAATTGCAGAGCGTGCAGGTGCTGATGGTATTACCGTGCATTTACGTGAAGACCGTCGTCATATTAAAGATCGTGATGTGCGTATTTTAAGTGAAACTATTCAAACTCGCATGAACCTTGAAATGGCGGTAACCGATGAAATGGTGGAGATTGCGCTTAAAACTCAACCTGAATACGTTTGTTTAGTTCCTGAAAAGCGTGAAGAGTTAACGACTGAAGGCGGTTTAGATGTTGCCGGGCAGTTAGAAAAAGTAAAAGCAGCTACAGAGAAGCTCACTCAAGCTGGCATTAAAGTGTCACTGTTTATTGATGCCTCTCGTGAGCAAATTGATGCGGCAAAAGCCTGTGCGGCACCTTTCATTGAACTGCACACTGGCCATTATGCAGACGCCGAGTCGGAAGCTGAGCAAAAAGCTGAATTAAAACGCATTGCAGCCGGAGCGACTTATGCACATAGCCTGGGTATCAAAGTCAATGCGGGGCACGGTTTGACCTACCAAAACGTGGCTCCGATTGCAGCATTACCTGAAATCTATGAATTAAATATTGGACATTCTATTATCGGTCGAGCGCTATTTGATGGGCTTGATAAAGCGGTAGCGGATATGAAAGCCATTATGCAACAAGCGCGTCGCGGCTAA
- the recO gene encoding DNA repair protein RecO yields MSDPQGLQRCFILHRRPYTETSLILDVFSEDYGRVSILAKGARSKRSNLKGVLQPFTPLLLKWFGKGSMRTLRQAEPISLGIPLTGINLYSAMYVNELVSRVIESETAYPELFHDYLSALTELAQAENPEPALRRFELALLSSLGYGVDLLHCAGSGEPVSPTMTYRYREQKGFIASVRKDNLTFLGDELIAISERRFFTKQQLQAAKRFTRMALKPYLGSKPLKSRELFVSIASSNIPKTRS; encoded by the coding sequence ATGTCTGACCCGCAAGGATTACAACGCTGTTTTATCTTACATCGTCGTCCTTATACTGAAACCAGCTTAATTCTAGATGTATTCAGCGAAGATTATGGGCGCGTTAGCATTTTAGCAAAAGGTGCTCGCAGTAAACGCTCTAATCTTAAAGGGGTACTTCAACCCTTCACCCCATTGTTATTAAAATGGTTTGGCAAAGGTTCAATGCGAACATTACGACAAGCTGAGCCGATTAGCCTTGGGATTCCTCTTACGGGCATTAATCTCTATTCTGCAATGTATGTCAATGAACTGGTAAGTCGGGTGATTGAATCTGAAACCGCCTATCCAGAGTTATTTCATGATTATTTATCCGCTTTGACTGAGTTGGCACAAGCTGAAAACCCTGAACCCGCGCTACGTCGTTTTGAATTAGCCTTGCTCTCATCATTGGGGTATGGTGTGGATTTATTGCATTGTGCGGGCAGTGGCGAGCCAGTGTCACCCACCATGACATATCGTTATCGTGAACAAAAAGGCTTTATTGCCAGCGTAAGAAAGGATAACTTAACTTTCCTCGGTGACGAGTTAATTGCGATCAGTGAACGTCGTTTCTTCACCAAACAACAATTACAAGCTGCTAAGCGCTTTACTCGCATGGCTCTCAAACCATATCTTGGCAGTAAACCATTAAAAAGTCGGGAATTATTTGTATCGATTGCTTCGAGCAATATTCCAAAAACAAGGAGTTAA
- a CDS encoding RseA family anti-sigma factor produces MTNKQQISALMDGELVDQALISEMEQDEEALQSWDHYHLIGDTLRGDTPAKPEWNIAQSVALALEEEAAHSTHSAKNVVPMFESQPKPEKARAKMPAWLSNLTQVGVAACVSLVVILGVQQYSGSESTQASDSEQLPVLQTIPFAGSAEPVSLTRDSVRPQSNEAKAMEQHRRANALMQDYELQLRLNHPSE; encoded by the coding sequence ATGACCAATAAACAGCAGATCTCAGCTCTAATGGATGGCGAGCTAGTGGATCAAGCTTTGATTTCAGAGATGGAGCAAGATGAAGAAGCCTTGCAATCTTGGGATCATTATCACTTGATTGGTGACACGCTTCGAGGTGACACGCCTGCTAAACCTGAATGGAATATTGCTCAATCGGTAGCATTAGCCTTAGAAGAGGAAGCTGCCCATTCGACGCATTCCGCTAAAAATGTCGTGCCGATGTTTGAGTCTCAACCTAAGCCTGAAAAAGCACGTGCGAAAATGCCGGCTTGGTTAAGCAATTTAACCCAGGTTGGGGTGGCTGCTTGTGTTTCGCTGGTGGTTATTTTAGGGGTTCAGCAGTACTCAGGTTCGGAGAGCACTCAAGCGTCCGATTCAGAACAGCTTCCAGTTTTACAGACCATTCCTTTTGCTGGCTCTGCGGAACCCGTTAGCTTGACAAGAGATTCAGTTCGTCCTCAATCTAATGAAGCAAAAGCCATGGAACAACATCGTCGTGCCAATGCTTTGATGCAAGATTATGAATTACAATTGCGTTTAAATCACCCAAGTGAATAA
- the era gene encoding GTPase Era produces the protein MTNKHDGNEPPEFDLDAYFAGEAQPSQQTDADIDPSEQHCGFIAIVGRPNVGKSTLLNHLLGQKISITSRKPQTTRHRIMGVETEGAYQAIFVDTPGLHIEEKRAINRLMNRAANSSLSDVNLVLFLVDGTQWTPDDEMVLNKLRTANFPTVLLVNKVDNVKDRNEVMLHMQALSEKMDFVDIIPISAKHGRNTDAIRKHVREALPQAVHHFPEEYVTDRSQRFMASEIIREKLMRFTGEELPYSVTVEIERFDYNPETDGFHINALILVERSGQKKMVIGKGGEKIKTIGREARLDMEELFERKVYLETWVKVKSGWADDERALRSLGYIDDL, from the coding sequence ATGACAAATAAACACGATGGAAACGAACCACCAGAGTTTGATTTGGATGCTTATTTTGCTGGCGAAGCGCAACCTTCTCAGCAAACAGATGCCGATATTGATCCTAGTGAACAACACTGTGGTTTTATTGCGATTGTCGGTCGTCCTAATGTGGGTAAATCGACATTACTGAATCATTTGTTAGGTCAGAAGATTTCGATCACCTCACGTAAGCCACAAACGACTCGCCACCGCATTATGGGCGTTGAAACTGAAGGAGCTTATCAAGCTATCTTTGTTGATACTCCAGGACTTCATATTGAAGAAAAGCGTGCGATTAACCGTTTGATGAACCGTGCGGCAAACAGTTCTTTAAGTGATGTTAACTTAGTGCTTTTCTTAGTGGACGGTACTCAATGGACACCAGATGATGAAATGGTGCTCAATAAGTTACGTACTGCGAACTTCCCAACAGTATTGTTGGTGAATAAAGTTGATAACGTTAAAGATCGCAATGAGGTTATGTTGCATATGCAAGCGTTATCAGAAAAAATGGATTTCGTTGATATTATTCCAATTTCAGCCAAGCATGGTCGTAACACTGACGCCATCCGTAAGCATGTGCGTGAAGCGTTACCTCAAGCAGTGCACCATTTTCCTGAAGAGTATGTGACAGACCGTTCACAACGTTTTATGGCGTCAGAAATTATCCGTGAAAAGCTAATGCGCTTTACCGGAGAAGAGCTGCCGTATTCTGTGACTGTTGAGATTGAACGTTTTGATTACAATCCAGAAACTGATGGCTTCCATATCAATGCCTTGATTTTAGTTGAACGCTCAGGTCAAAAGAAAATGGTGATCGGTAAAGGTGGTGAGAAGATCAAAACCATCGGTCGCGAAGCCCGTTTGGATATGGAAGAGCTATTCGAACGCAAAGTTTACCTAGAAACATGGGTAAAAGTGAAATCTGGTTGGGCGGATGATGAGCGTGCCTTACGTTCGTTAGGTTATATTGATGATTTATAG
- the rnc gene encoding ribonuclease III, translated as MNSQISRLQTKIGYSFNDANLLNLALTHRSANSKHNERLEFLGDSILSFVIADELYHRFPNINEGDMSRMRATLVRGHTLAELGREFVLGDYLKLGPGELKSGGFRRDSILADAVEAIIGACYLDSDIEVVRQVVLAWYLPRLEAIKPGVSQKDPKTRLQEFLQGRRKPLPVYTVAKIKGEAHNQEFTVSCEINGVAEPVIGKGTSRRKAEQAAAELALGVLSNDK; from the coding sequence ATGAATTCTCAGATTTCTAGATTACAAACAAAGATTGGTTATTCATTTAATGATGCCAATCTTTTGAACTTGGCATTAACTCACCGCAGTGCCAACAGTAAACACAATGAACGCTTAGAGTTTTTGGGCGATTCAATTTTAAGTTTTGTTATTGCCGATGAGCTATATCATCGATTCCCTAACATTAATGAAGGGGACATGAGTCGTATGCGTGCCACTTTAGTAAGAGGACATACTCTTGCTGAATTAGGGCGTGAATTTGTACTCGGTGACTACTTAAAATTAGGTCCAGGTGAATTAAAAAGTGGCGGATTCCGTCGCGATTCCATTTTAGCTGATGCAGTGGAAGCCATTATAGGTGCCTGTTATTTAGACAGTGACATTGAAGTGGTGCGTCAGGTGGTGCTTGCTTGGTATTTACCGCGCTTAGAGGCGATTAAACCTGGCGTTTCACAAAAAGACCCTAAAACGCGCTTGCAAGAATTTTTGCAAGGCCGTCGTAAACCGTTACCTGTGTATACCGTCGCGAAAATTAAAGGCGAAGCTCACAACCAAGAGTTTACGGTTTCGTGTGAAATTAATGGTGTCGCTGAGCCTGTGATTGGCAAAGGAACCAGTCGACGTAAAGCTGAACAAGCCGCGGCTGAATTGGCCTTAGGGGTATTGTCTAATGACAAATAA